A window from Strix uralensis isolate ZFMK-TIS-50842 chromosome 15, bStrUra1, whole genome shotgun sequence encodes these proteins:
- the C15H11orf58 gene encoding small acidic protein isoform X2 — protein MSSARESQGHHGLKRAASPDGSSSWEAADLGNEERKQKFLRLMGAGKKEHTGRLVIGDHRSTSHFRTGEEDKKMNEELESQYQQSMDSTMSGRNRRHCGLGFSEFQESDEQEEAAGHSSEESSEDSESGSESEQEESAEELQAAEKHDEAEVPENKKEAKSNYKMMFVKASGS, from the exons ATGAGCTCGGCCAGGGAGTCCCAGGGCCACCACGGCCTCAAGCGAGCGGCCTCCCCCGAT ggctccagcagctgggaggCGGCGGATCTCGGCAACGAGGAGCGGAAGCAGAAGTTCCTGCGGCTGATGGGCGCTGGGAAG aaagaacaTACTGGCCGCCTTGTTATCGGAGACCACAGATCAACCTCTCACTTCAGGACAG gggaagaagacaagaaaatgaatgaagaattGGAGTCTCAGTACCAGCAAAGCATGGACAGCACGATGTCCGGACGAAACCGGCGCCACTGTGGACTTGGTTTCAGTGAG TTTCAGGAAAGTGATGAACAAGAAGAGGCAGCTGGACACTCCTCTGAAGAGAGTTCAGAGGACTCGGAAAGTGGCTCTGAGTCAGAGCAAGAGGAGTCTGCAGAGGAGCTACAAGCTGCTGAAAAACATGATGAAGCTGAggttccagaaaacaaaaaagaagcaaaaagcaacTATAAAATGATGTTTGTTAAAGCCAGTGGTTCATAA
- the C15H11orf58 gene encoding small acidic protein isoform X1: MSSARESQGHHGLKRAASPDGSSSWEAADLGNEERKQKFLRLMGAGKKEHTGRLVIGDHRSTSHFRTGEEDKKMNEELESQYQQSMDSTMSGRNRRHCGLGFSEVFQESDEQEEAAGHSSEESSEDSESGSESEQEESAEELQAAEKHDEAEVPENKKEAKSNYKMMFVKASGS; this comes from the exons ATGAGCTCGGCCAGGGAGTCCCAGGGCCACCACGGCCTCAAGCGAGCGGCCTCCCCCGAT ggctccagcagctgggaggCGGCGGATCTCGGCAACGAGGAGCGGAAGCAGAAGTTCCTGCGGCTGATGGGCGCTGGGAAG aaagaacaTACTGGCCGCCTTGTTATCGGAGACCACAGATCAACCTCTCACTTCAGGACAG gggaagaagacaagaaaatgaatgaagaattGGAGTCTCAGTACCAGCAAAGCATGGACAGCACGATGTCCGGACGAAACCGGCGCCACTGTGGACTTGGTTTCAGTGAGGTA TTTCAGGAAAGTGATGAACAAGAAGAGGCAGCTGGACACTCCTCTGAAGAGAGTTCAGAGGACTCGGAAAGTGGCTCTGAGTCAGAGCAAGAGGAGTCTGCAGAGGAGCTACAAGCTGCTGAAAAACATGATGAAGCTGAggttccagaaaacaaaaaagaagcaaaaagcaacTATAAAATGATGTTTGTTAAAGCCAGTGGTTCATAA